One Natrinema longum genomic window carries:
- a CDS encoding ABC transporter ATP-binding protein: protein MSLADGPAIETEGLTKRYGETTAVSSLTMTVERGTVYGFLGPNGAGKTTTMKMLTTLTAPTDGSARVAGHPIAERESVTTHIGYLPEEPPIYEELTGREQLEYAAGLRDLPETAASERIESLLERFDLLADASKRIEEYSKGMRQKVGVIQAVLHEPDVAFLDEPTSGLDPRAARTMRDTIAELADREMTIFLSTHILPVVDELADEIGVLHDGTLVAEGDPERLKSRAETGGPRSLEDAFLELTREHGDDGLATEGTAE, encoded by the coding sequence ATGAGCCTTGCCGACGGCCCCGCTATCGAAACGGAGGGACTGACGAAACGGTACGGCGAGACGACCGCCGTCTCGAGTCTGACGATGACCGTCGAGCGCGGCACGGTCTATGGCTTCCTCGGTCCCAACGGCGCGGGGAAGACGACCACGATGAAAATGCTGACGACGCTGACCGCACCGACCGACGGATCGGCCCGCGTCGCCGGCCACCCCATCGCGGAGCGCGAGTCGGTTACCACCCACATCGGCTACCTGCCCGAGGAGCCGCCGATCTACGAGGAACTCACCGGCCGGGAACAACTCGAGTACGCCGCCGGGCTCCGCGATCTGCCCGAGACGGCCGCGAGCGAACGCATCGAGTCGCTGCTCGAGCGCTTCGATCTGCTCGCGGACGCCAGCAAACGCATCGAGGAGTATTCGAAAGGGATGCGCCAGAAGGTCGGCGTCATCCAGGCGGTGTTGCACGAACCCGACGTGGCGTTCCTCGACGAGCCGACGAGCGGACTCGACCCACGCGCCGCCCGGACGATGCGGGACACCATCGCCGAACTCGCCGATCGGGAGATGACGATCTTTCTCTCGACGCACATCCTGCCCGTCGTCGACGAACTGGCCGACGAGATCGGGGTCCTCCACGACGGAACGCTCGTCGCCGAGGGCGACCCCGAACGGCTCAAATCCCGCGCCGAAACCGGCGGGCCCCGCAGTCTGGAGGACGCGTTCCTCGAACTGACCCGCGAACACGGGGACGACGGGCTGGCGACGGAGGGAACTGCCGAGTAA
- a CDS encoding DUF92 domain-containing protein yields MTAPVRRAGVFAALCTLSLAVPLFGPRVGAAVAGVVLLGAYVITGGPLFELLAYPGDYEDFRLYGLITFVLSGVALGLMATAASMSVAVFVGTILLVGYGNLGEQLVRLRTENAVVRVASFCLAAIAAAVAGQAITHSLAGDAVTSLLPVFLFLAASGALLAALLRDVLLRSDDPIVVLSVGLLLWLLAELEATIGTGEVVIAIAVTVAFGYASYALETASIAGMLTGMLLGLLTIVLGGYEWFVVLISFFAIGGLSTKFRYDRKQALGVAEDNNGARGSGNVLGNAAVALAAVLGYAASDAGLLLGEPELFLFVFAGSIATAMSDTLSSEIGSVFDRPRLITTLEQVEPGTDGGVTWQGELAGLVGATIVAGLAYGLFPEVDAVGAAIVVAAGVVGMTVDSLLGATLEGTLLGNQGVNFLATLSGALVCALLVLSFALLG; encoded by the coding sequence GTGACAGCACCCGTTCGGCGAGCCGGCGTGTTCGCGGCCCTCTGTACGCTCTCGCTTGCCGTTCCGCTCTTCGGTCCACGGGTGGGAGCCGCCGTCGCCGGGGTCGTCCTGCTCGGGGCTTACGTGATCACCGGCGGCCCGCTGTTCGAGCTACTCGCCTATCCGGGCGATTACGAGGATTTCCGTCTCTACGGCCTCATCACCTTCGTCCTCTCGGGCGTCGCACTCGGCCTCATGGCGACCGCGGCGTCGATGTCCGTCGCCGTCTTCGTCGGGACGATACTGCTCGTCGGGTACGGGAACCTCGGCGAGCAACTCGTCAGACTGCGGACGGAGAACGCGGTCGTTCGCGTGGCCAGCTTCTGTCTCGCGGCGATCGCGGCCGCCGTCGCCGGACAGGCGATCACGCACTCGCTTGCCGGCGACGCCGTCACATCGCTCCTCCCGGTGTTCCTCTTTCTGGCGGCCAGTGGCGCGCTTCTCGCCGCACTCCTCCGCGACGTCCTGTTGCGTTCCGACGATCCGATCGTCGTCCTCTCCGTCGGGCTCTTGCTCTGGCTCCTCGCGGAACTCGAGGCGACGATCGGCACCGGCGAGGTCGTCATCGCGATCGCGGTGACGGTCGCCTTCGGCTATGCGTCGTACGCCCTCGAGACGGCCTCTATCGCGGGGATGCTCACTGGGATGTTGTTGGGGCTGTTGACGATCGTCCTCGGTGGTTACGAGTGGTTCGTGGTCCTCATCTCCTTTTTCGCGATCGGTGGCCTCTCGACGAAGTTTCGCTACGACCGAAAGCAGGCGCTGGGCGTCGCCGAGGACAACAACGGCGCACGCGGCAGCGGCAACGTCCTCGGGAACGCGGCCGTCGCGCTCGCCGCAGTGCTCGGTTACGCCGCCAGCGATGCCGGACTCCTCCTCGGCGAGCCCGAACTGTTCCTCTTCGTCTTCGCCGGCTCGATCGCGACCGCGATGAGCGACACGCTCTCCAGCGAGATCGGCAGCGTCTTCGACCGGCCGCGGCTGATCACGACCCTCGAGCAGGTCGAACCCGGAACCGACGGTGGCGTCACGTGGCAGGGCGAACTCGCCGGTCTCGTGGGTGCCACTATCGTCGCCGGCCTCGCGTACGGGCTGTTCCCCGAAGTCGACGCCGTCGGGGCCGCGATCGTCGTCGCCGCCGGCGTCGTCGGGATGACCGTCGATAGCCTCCTGGGCGCGACGCTCGAGGGCACCCTGTTGGGCAATCAGGGCGTGAACTTCCTCGCGACGCTGTCCGGTGCGCTCGTCTGTGCGCTGCTGGTGCTGTCGTTTGCCCTCCTCGGATAG
- a CDS encoding DUF5778 family protein, giving the protein MPDTIDDDLYQRTKALLEPGDIALNGAVVHTDYDGQEDVKMMQATIDVGDIIAVHSGYDPGDCYVYSGNDDPDFSSNQHQGLTLEDEDFVWECQQLLREGSFDIVIYYEASADHEGILEGIRELGFDVTGVEGDE; this is encoded by the coding sequence ATGCCAGACACGATCGACGACGACCTCTACCAGCGGACGAAGGCACTGCTCGAGCCCGGCGACATCGCCCTCAACGGGGCGGTCGTCCACACCGACTACGACGGCCAGGAAGACGTCAAGATGATGCAAGCGACGATCGACGTCGGCGACATAATCGCCGTACACTCGGGGTACGATCCGGGGGACTGTTACGTCTACTCGGGCAACGACGACCCCGACTTCTCCTCGAACCAGCACCAGGGGCTGACCCTCGAGGACGAGGACTTCGTCTGGGAGTGTCAGCAACTGTTGCGCGAGGGGAGTTTCGACATCGTCATCTACTACGAGGCGAGCGCCGATCACGAGGGGATCCTCGAGGGCATTCGAGAGCTCGGCTTCGACGTGACGGGCGTCGAAGGTGACGAGTGA
- a CDS encoding cupin domain-containing protein: protein MPATDFDAERTYDEHRFSTRSVFRSDRTKVVLGYFEPGQFIPVHAPDSDVTICVRAGTGVVREGGTDHAVGPDDVVVVEAGVERGVRADEDGRLEALLVTSPPPTDAEHDPVREGLERGVFEP, encoded by the coding sequence ATGCCAGCAACCGATTTCGACGCCGAACGGACGTACGACGAGCATCGATTCAGCACACGGTCCGTCTTCCGGAGCGACCGAACGAAAGTGGTTCTGGGCTACTTCGAACCGGGGCAATTCATTCCGGTCCACGCCCCCGACAGCGACGTCACGATCTGTGTCCGGGCCGGTACCGGCGTCGTTCGCGAGGGGGGGACGGACCACGCCGTCGGCCCCGACGACGTGGTCGTCGTCGAGGCGGGCGTCGAGCGCGGCGTTCGAGCCGACGAAGACGGGCGACTCGAGGCACTCCTGGTCACGAGTCCGCCGCCGACCGACGCCGAACACGACCCCGTTCGGGAGGGACTCGAGCGCGGCGTCTTCGAGCCCTGA
- a CDS encoding SDR family NAD(P)-dependent oxidoreductase codes for MDEPALSDRTVLVTGSARGVGRELLLSTADCGARTAVHYHTSADAANEVAAEALERGAADAMTVQGDVTDPESVDALFAGVEAELGSVDVLVNNVGDFAPARWDDIAFETWNRVLETNLNGTYLCSKRALPGMRERGYGRIVNVGYASSEQGLVSPKNFPYFVAKKGVLMFTRMLAADTQDDGITVNAISPYVVENSDEFPEDLPRDRPASFEDLIAPLYFFLDPDSEYVSGENIEVDGGWLPEAV; via the coding sequence ATGGACGAACCGGCGCTCTCGGACCGGACGGTACTGGTGACGGGCAGTGCGAGGGGCGTGGGTCGTGAACTCCTGCTTTCGACGGCCGACTGTGGCGCGCGGACGGCAGTGCACTACCACACCAGCGCCGACGCCGCCAACGAGGTGGCCGCCGAGGCCCTCGAGCGCGGTGCCGCCGACGCGATGACGGTTCAGGGCGACGTCACCGACCCCGAGAGCGTCGACGCCCTTTTCGCGGGCGTCGAAGCCGAACTCGGGAGCGTCGACGTCCTGGTCAACAACGTCGGCGACTTCGCGCCCGCTCGCTGGGACGACATCGCGTTCGAGACCTGGAACCGGGTCCTCGAGACGAACCTCAACGGCACCTACCTCTGTTCGAAGCGGGCCCTCCCCGGGATGCGAGAGCGCGGCTACGGCCGGATCGTCAACGTCGGCTACGCCTCGAGCGAACAGGGGCTCGTCAGCCCGAAGAACTTCCCGTACTTCGTCGCGAAGAAGGGCGTGTTGATGTTCACGCGCATGCTCGCAGCCGATACGCAGGACGACGGCATCACGGTCAACGCGATCTCGCCGTACGTCGTCGAGAACTCCGACGAGTTCCCCGAGGACCTCCCCCGCGACCGGCCCGCGAGCTTCGAGGATCTGATCGCGCCGCTGTACTTCTTCCTCGATCCGGACAGCGAGTACGTCAGCGGCGAGAACATCGAGGTCGACGGCGGCTGGCTGCCCGAAGCGGTCTAA
- the folP gene encoding dihydropteroate synthase encodes MEYHEAADFLFDLRRFRPKPGTESTARLLAHLENPHDAVDCVQIAGSNGKGSTARLLERTLREAGYSVGLYTSPHLDDLRERIRVDGRKIPRTAVREYVETVGEYVTARGADGESPTFFETMTAMALWQFGRENVDIAVLEVGIGGKYDATSVVDPVASAVTSVTLEHTGILGDTVAEIARDKAHVAPTDAPLVTGVTGGPLEAIRDVAGDVVTVGRDVADGGDAGAQPDVSVEYGGRTNHTEAAVSVDAGEWDLETRLPLLGEHQAENAGIAAVLARQVGDVSDAALTRGLRSAHWPGRFEVLDTDPLVVLDGAHNPGACEGLAETLGTYEYDRLHLVFGAMHDKDHREMAATLPTPDTVVTTEPALDRAEDRAVLADVFADGGAGTVRTEAAVADALASALGDAGSDDCVLVTGSLYAVAEARSRWTRTDVPKRIRDRADARDALEEANVAGDDVDRLDGDAVHRVVRTALRDRQATVLKEELLRLGGECALSGLDRDEETVDAVLMGTLAQFETLVERLEDRSRPEGVTDIARTLRDTLEIDAGTGVGDDAVIDAEAGTTIDGDAETAGTERGPARPDWRTADSSGPPAPWSDRTAVMGILNVTPDSFHDGGEYDALEDAVARAEAMVAADVDVIDIGGESTRPGADPVSVDEELDRVVPVIERVADLDALISVDTRRAVVADAALEAGADIINDVSGLEDPEMRFVAADHDAGLVVMHSIDAPVVPDRDIEYDDVVADVIDQLSERILLAEKAGLDRNQIIVDPGIGFGKSASENFELLDRIDEFHALGCPVLFGHSHKSMFAQVGREAGDRLEATVAATALAADRGADIVRVHDAAENVAAVRTALATRDPERFEWEP; translated from the coding sequence ATGGAGTATCACGAGGCGGCGGATTTCCTCTTCGATCTGCGGCGGTTCCGCCCAAAGCCGGGGACGGAGTCGACGGCCCGCCTGCTGGCCCACCTCGAGAACCCCCACGATGCCGTCGACTGCGTCCAGATCGCCGGCTCCAACGGGAAAGGGAGCACGGCACGACTGCTCGAGCGGACCCTGCGGGAGGCTGGCTACTCCGTCGGCCTCTACACCTCGCCGCATCTCGACGACCTCCGCGAACGAATTCGCGTCGACGGCCGGAAGATCCCTCGGACGGCGGTCCGGGAGTACGTCGAGACCGTCGGCGAGTACGTCACGGCCCGCGGTGCCGACGGCGAGTCACCGACCTTTTTCGAAACCATGACCGCCATGGCGCTGTGGCAGTTCGGGCGTGAGAACGTCGATATCGCCGTCCTCGAGGTCGGTATTGGCGGCAAGTACGACGCCACGAGCGTCGTCGATCCCGTCGCGAGCGCGGTCACGAGCGTGACCCTCGAACACACGGGCATTCTCGGCGATACCGTCGCGGAGATCGCCCGCGACAAGGCCCACGTCGCCCCGACCGACGCGCCGCTCGTGACCGGCGTCACTGGGGGGCCACTCGAGGCGATCCGTGACGTGGCCGGTGACGTGGTGACCGTCGGGCGGGACGTAGCCGATGGCGGCGACGCGGGGGCACAACCGGACGTCAGCGTCGAATACGGTGGCCGCACCAACCACACCGAGGCCGCCGTCTCGGTCGACGCGGGCGAGTGGGACCTCGAGACGCGGCTTCCGCTGCTGGGCGAACATCAGGCCGAAAACGCGGGTATCGCTGCCGTCCTCGCCCGACAGGTCGGCGACGTGTCGGATGCGGCCCTCACACGCGGACTGCGAAGTGCCCACTGGCCCGGTCGGTTCGAGGTACTCGACACCGACCCGCTGGTCGTGTTGGATGGCGCGCACAATCCGGGTGCCTGCGAGGGGCTCGCCGAGACCCTCGGCACGTACGAGTACGACCGTCTCCACCTCGTCTTCGGGGCGATGCACGACAAGGACCACCGCGAGATGGCCGCCACGTTGCCGACGCCGGATACGGTCGTGACGACCGAGCCCGCACTCGATCGCGCCGAGGACCGGGCCGTCCTCGCCGACGTCTTCGCCGACGGCGGTGCCGGAACGGTCCGTACCGAGGCCGCCGTGGCGGATGCCCTCGCGTCCGCGCTCGGCGACGCCGGGAGCGACGACTGCGTGCTCGTGACCGGGTCGCTGTACGCAGTGGCGGAGGCACGCTCGCGGTGGACCCGCACCGACGTTCCAAAGCGGATCCGCGACCGGGCGGACGCTCGCGACGCCCTCGAGGAGGCAAACGTCGCCGGCGACGACGTCGACCGACTGGACGGCGACGCCGTCCACCGGGTCGTCAGGACTGCACTGCGGGATCGACAGGCGACCGTCCTGAAGGAGGAACTGCTGCGCCTCGGCGGGGAGTGTGCCCTCTCGGGTCTCGACCGGGACGAGGAGACCGTCGACGCCGTGTTGATGGGAACGCTCGCACAGTTCGAGACGCTGGTCGAACGCCTCGAGGACCGGAGCCGTCCCGAGGGCGTCACCGATATCGCTCGAACGTTGCGGGACACCCTCGAGATCGATGCCGGAACCGGTGTCGGCGACGACGCGGTGATCGATGCCGAAGCCGGGACCACGATCGACGGCGACGCGGAGACGGCGGGGACGGAACGCGGGCCGGCCCGGCCCGACTGGCGGACCGCCGACTCGAGTGGCCCACCCGCTCCCTGGTCGGATCGGACGGCCGTCATGGGTATCCTGAACGTCACTCCCGATAGCTTCCACGACGGCGGCGAGTACGACGCCCTCGAGGACGCCGTGGCCCGCGCCGAGGCGATGGTCGCGGCCGACGTCGACGTGATCGATATCGGGGGGGAGTCGACGCGACCGGGTGCCGACCCCGTCTCGGTCGACGAGGAACTGGATCGGGTCGTCCCCGTGATCGAACGGGTCGCCGACCTCGACGCGCTGATTTCGGTCGACACCCGCCGAGCCGTCGTCGCCGACGCCGCCCTCGAGGCCGGTGCCGACATCATCAACGACGTTTCGGGGCTCGAGGACCCCGAGATGCGCTTCGTCGCGGCCGACCACGACGCGGGACTGGTCGTGATGCACAGTATCGACGCGCCGGTCGTCCCGGACCGCGATATCGAGTACGACGACGTCGTCGCGGACGTGATCGACCAGCTCTCCGAACGCATCCTGCTGGCCGAGAAGGCCGGACTCGACCGGAACCAGATCATCGTCGACCCCGGCATCGGGTTCGGCAAGTCCGCGAGCGAGAACTTCGAGCTCCTCGATCGGATCGACGAGTTCCACGCGCTGGGCTGTCCGGTTCTCTTCGGCCACTCCCACAAGTCCATGTTCGCACAGGTCGGCCGCGAGGCCGGCGACCGACTCGAGGCGACCGTCGCGGCGACCGCCCTGGCGGCCGATCGGGGGGCGGATATCGTCCGCGTTCACGACGCCGCGGAGAACGTCGCCGCGGTCCGGACGGCGCTTGCGACGCGCGATCCGGAACGGTTCGAGTGGGAGCCGTAG
- a CDS encoding PAS domain S-box protein, translating to MSSRPDAADGGLWNDADPDVALQRYRTLVDTIDDGVYQLDADGRFVAVNDAVVEATGYPREELLDQHVSIVLADEDVTAIEREIGVQLATDGGEIPTFEFAIHTADDGRLPCELRINPLVDGEVFRGTIGVVRTRSEPAHRLRTLASAEAISESIANGVDDREIGVLILDRTFEIAWADETIEEYFDVDSQAIVGRDNRTVLEEILTERVADPGSFADTVLAAYDEGQYLDGLECRLGGDGDGAFDGRQLEYRSKPIESGAYAGGRIELYADITDRKRSEGALQESESAFHSLVDAVEEYAIFRLDRDGHVRSWNTGAEQIKGYDRAEILGEEFSTFYTEADRAANVPERNLERALEAGSIEDEGWRVRKDGTRFWATVTITSVRADDGTHRGYLKVTRDMTDRKERQQELESELQRVLGRVSDAFYAVDDEFRFTHVNDRAEDLLQRSEAELLGKRLWDVFPDLVDLDEVWDAFHTALETQAQTSYELYYDTLDFWVEANLYPSETGISVYFRDVTERRERERELEESEQRYRTLAEHFPNGIVTLFDRDLEYTLAAGKGFDNIPVEPADLEGEAVHDVWPDETAAALEPAFEAALAGEERSVELSYADREWVLHAVPITDSQGTVFAGVTMAHDITERKANQRKLEETVAQLEASNRRLEQFAYAASHDLQEPLRMVSSYLQLIERRYVDELDEEGEAFLEFAVDGADRMRAMIEGLLEYSRVETQGAPLEPVELDPLLESVLADLQIQIAETNAEVAVESLPRVRGDADQLRQLFQNLLSNALTYSGDEPPRIHIDADRRGREWELSVRDDGIGIESTEQDRVFEVFQRLHSREEHPGTGLGLALCQRIVERHGGEIRIDSEPGEGTTVSFTLPATETDDGPTPN from the coding sequence ATGAGTAGCCGACCGGATGCCGCTGACGGGGGGCTGTGGAACGATGCCGATCCCGACGTGGCACTCCAGCGGTATCGGACGCTCGTCGACACGATCGACGACGGGGTTTATCAGCTGGATGCCGACGGGCGGTTCGTCGCTGTCAACGACGCCGTCGTCGAGGCGACCGGCTATCCGCGCGAGGAACTCCTCGACCAGCACGTTTCGATCGTCCTCGCGGACGAGGACGTCACTGCCATCGAACGAGAGATCGGCGTCCAACTCGCCACCGACGGCGGCGAGATTCCGACCTTCGAGTTCGCCATTCACACCGCCGACGATGGCCGACTCCCGTGTGAACTCCGGATCAATCCCCTCGTCGACGGCGAGGTGTTCCGGGGAACGATCGGCGTCGTGCGAACCCGCTCCGAACCGGCCCACCGACTGCGAACGCTCGCGTCGGCGGAGGCGATATCCGAATCGATCGCGAACGGAGTAGACGATCGTGAAATCGGCGTTCTCATCCTCGATCGGACGTTCGAGATCGCGTGGGCCGACGAAACGATCGAGGAGTATTTCGACGTCGACAGCCAGGCGATCGTCGGCCGAGACAACCGGACCGTACTCGAGGAGATCCTGACGGAGCGAGTTGCCGACCCCGGCTCGTTCGCCGACACCGTCCTGGCGGCCTACGACGAGGGGCAGTATCTCGACGGGCTCGAGTGTCGACTCGGTGGAGATGGAGACGGGGCGTTCGACGGCCGACAGCTCGAATATCGGAGCAAACCGATCGAGTCGGGCGCGTACGCCGGTGGACGGATCGAGCTCTACGCCGATATTACCGATCGGAAGCGGTCCGAAGGGGCCCTCCAGGAAAGCGAGTCGGCGTTTCACTCGCTGGTCGACGCCGTCGAGGAGTACGCGATCTTCCGGCTGGACCGGGACGGCCACGTCCGCAGCTGGAACACGGGTGCCGAGCAGATCAAGGGCTACGACCGCGCGGAGATACTCGGCGAGGAGTTCTCGACGTTCTACACCGAGGCGGACCGAGCGGCGAACGTTCCCGAACGGAACCTCGAGCGGGCGCTCGAAGCGGGTTCCATCGAGGACGAAGGCTGGCGCGTCAGAAAGGACGGAACGCGGTTCTGGGCGACCGTCACGATCACGTCGGTTCGGGCCGACGACGGCACTCATCGGGGCTATCTGAAGGTGACGCGCGATATGACCGACCGCAAGGAGCGCCAGCAGGAACTCGAAAGCGAACTCCAGCGCGTCCTCGGCAGGGTCTCCGACGCGTTCTATGCGGTCGACGACGAGTTTCGATTCACGCACGTCAACGACCGCGCCGAGGACCTCCTCCAGCGCTCGGAGGCGGAGCTCCTCGGGAAGCGACTCTGGGACGTGTTCCCCGACCTCGTCGACCTCGACGAGGTCTGGGACGCCTTTCACACGGCCCTGGAAACGCAAGCGCAGACCAGCTACGAACTCTACTACGACACGCTCGATTTCTGGGTCGAGGCGAACCTCTATCCCTCCGAAACGGGCATCTCGGTCTACTTCCGCGACGTCACCGAGCGCAGAGAGCGCGAACGGGAACTCGAGGAATCCGAGCAGCGCTATCGCACTCTCGCCGAGCACTTCCCGAACGGGATCGTCACCCTGTTCGATCGCGACCTCGAGTACACGCTGGCGGCGGGCAAGGGGTTCGACAACATTCCCGTCGAACCGGCGGATCTCGAAGGGGAGGCGGTCCACGACGTCTGGCCCGACGAAACCGCGGCGGCGCTCGAACCCGCGTTCGAGGCCGCACTCGCGGGCGAGGAGCGCTCGGTCGAACTCTCCTATGCCGACCGGGAGTGGGTGCTCCACGCGGTCCCGATCACTGACAGCCAGGGGACCGTCTTCGCCGGCGTGACGATGGCCCACGACATCACCGAGCGCAAGGCAAATCAGCGCAAGCTCGAGGAGACCGTCGCACAGCTCGAGGCGTCCAACAGGCGGTTAGAACAGTTCGCCTACGCCGCCTCACACGACCTCCAGGAACCGTTGCGAATGGTCTCGAGTTACCTCCAGCTCATCGAACGGCGCTACGTCGACGAACTCGACGAAGAGGGCGAAGCGTTCCTCGAATTCGCCGTCGACGGTGCGGACCGAATGCGAGCGATGATCGAGGGACTGCTCGAGTATTCCCGCGTCGAGACACAGGGCGCACCCCTCGAGCCGGTCGAACTCGATCCCCTCCTCGAGAGCGTTCTGGCGGATTTACAGATCCAGATCGCGGAGACGAACGCCGAGGTTGCGGTCGAATCGCTCCCCCGTGTCAGGGGCGATGCCGATCAGCTGCGTCAGCTCTTCCAGAACCTGCTCTCGAACGCACTCACGTACAGCGGCGACGAGCCGCCACGGATCCACATCGACGCCGACCGACGAGGGCGCGAGTGGGAACTCTCCGTTCGGGACGACGGAATCGGGATCGAATCCACCGAGCAAGACCGCGTGTTCGAAGTCTTCCAGCGCCTCCACAGCCGCGAGGAACACCCCGGCACCGGTCTCGGACTCGCGCTGTGTCAGCGGATCGTCGAACGCCACGGCGGCGAGATCCGGATCGACTCGGAGCCTGGCGAGGGGACGACGGTTTCGTTCACGCTGCCCGCAACGGAGACCGACGACGGACCGACGCCGAACTGA
- the uppS gene encoding polyprenyl diphosphate synthase has product MKRWFRQRVDSAYERLLSREISGAPTHVAVIQDGNRRYARSQGDDAHEGHRAGAETTERVLEWCQDIGVEELTLYTFSTENFDRPDGQNEALFDLLCEKLHDFADADRVHDNEVCIRAIGETDLLPGRVQDAVAYAERRTRHYDQFVLNIALAYGGRSRLLEATRGVAADVEAGDLEPEDIDIEDIERRLYDRPLRDVDLIIRPAGEERTSNFLPWHANGNEAAVFFCTPYWPEFSKADFLRGIRTYEHRQESWRRTRARRALALLGALSEPELAEARSIVDRFRDSLPSAERPESGDLEAGEFETGDSSRRIAD; this is encoded by the coding sequence ATGAAGCGGTGGTTCCGTCAGCGCGTCGACTCGGCCTACGAGCGGTTGCTCTCTCGGGAAATTTCCGGCGCGCCGACCCACGTCGCGGTGATTCAGGACGGAAACCGACGGTACGCCCGCAGTCAGGGCGACGACGCCCACGAGGGTCACCGTGCGGGTGCCGAAACGACCGAACGAGTCCTCGAGTGGTGCCAGGACATCGGCGTCGAGGAACTGACGCTGTATACGTTCTCGACGGAGAACTTCGACCGCCCCGACGGGCAAAACGAGGCGCTGTTCGACTTACTCTGTGAGAAACTCCACGACTTCGCGGACGCCGACCGCGTCCACGACAACGAGGTCTGTATTCGCGCGATCGGCGAGACGGATCTGCTCCCGGGTCGCGTCCAAGACGCCGTCGCGTACGCCGAGCGCCGCACGCGCCACTACGACCAGTTCGTGCTCAACATCGCGCTCGCCTACGGCGGTCGCTCGCGACTGCTCGAGGCCACCCGCGGGGTCGCCGCGGACGTCGAGGCGGGCGACTTAGAGCCCGAGGACATCGACATCGAGGACATCGAACGCCGGCTGTACGACCGGCCGCTCCGCGATGTCGACCTGATTATCCGGCCCGCCGGCGAAGAGCGGACCTCGAATTTCCTGCCGTGGCACGCAAACGGCAACGAGGCCGCCGTCTTCTTCTGTACGCCCTACTGGCCGGAGTTCTCGAAAGCCGACTTCCTGCGGGGCATCCGGACCTACGAACACCGACAGGAGTCGTGGCGACGGACCCGCGCTCGACGCGCGCTGGCCCTGCTCGGTGCCCTCAGCGAGCCCGAACTCGCCGAAGCCCGCTCGATCGTCGACCGGTTTCGCGACTCGCTGCCCTCCGCCGAACGACCCGAGTCGGGTGACCTCGAGGCGGGAGAGTTCGAGACCGGCGACTCGAGTCGCCGGATCGCCGACTAA
- a CDS encoding undecaprenyl diphosphate synthase family protein, with protein sequence MGLYERYLALRIRRHEGVPPDHIALVITERDLLERGAYETLTEFFEWATEYATQITVYVSVLDAAAVPALQRELETIDAPQPVAVRGPEDDARADAPIRIGIGLGGKHEFTSAVRTLAERVDAGDLEPDEIDDEQVEDHLVFPSEPDLVIKTGAERLSDFMIWQSVYSELYFTDVNWRNFRKRDFLRAVREYCNRSRRFGR encoded by the coding sequence GTGGGACTGTACGAACGCTATCTCGCCCTCCGGATCCGCCGCCACGAAGGGGTGCCGCCGGATCACATCGCGCTCGTGATCACCGAACGCGACCTGCTGGAGCGGGGCGCGTACGAAACGCTCACGGAGTTCTTCGAGTGGGCGACCGAGTACGCCACGCAGATAACGGTCTACGTGAGCGTCCTCGACGCGGCGGCGGTGCCGGCCTTACAGCGCGAACTCGAGACGATCGACGCGCCGCAGCCGGTCGCCGTCCGCGGGCCGGAAGACGACGCACGGGCCGACGCGCCGATCCGGATCGGGATCGGTCTCGGCGGGAAACACGAGTTCACCAGTGCGGTCCGGACGCTCGCCGAGCGCGTCGACGCGGGCGACCTCGAGCCCGACGAGATCGACGACGAACAGGTCGAGGACCATCTCGTGTTCCCGTCGGAGCCGGACCTGGTGATCAAGACCGGTGCGGAGCGGCTCTCGGATTTCATGATCTGGCAGTCGGTCTACTCGGAGCTGTACTTCACGGACGTCAACTGGCGGAATTTCCGCAAGCGGGACTTCCTGCGGGCGGTCCGGGAGTACTGCAACCGATCGCGGCGGTTCGGGCGGTAG